From a region of the Bradyrhizobium sp. KBS0727 genome:
- a CDS encoding amino acid ABC transporter permease — protein sequence MTTSTPELPRPRRLRPALTRQQITGLVWQVVVVGIAVAVVAWLWSNALHNLSVRRISTGFAFLGREAGMPIADSWLAYSPKNTYLRAFLVGIVNTLRVAVIGIVLATVLGTLIGIARLSKNWLLSRLAAVYVEMLRDIPLLLQLLFWYVLMQGLPAARAAWKPIEGVFLSNRGLVLPSIPIDEANLWVIAAAVAGLIALHLVRRQLIARQLVDGKPRHLWPYALALVVGWPALVSLALGASWTILMPELRGFNFVNGLTLAPEYFALLIALVTYTSAFIAEIVRSGIQAVPSGQWDAANALGLKKSFVLQRIVLPQALRVIIPPMTSQYLNLTKNSSLAVAVGYQDVVSIANTTLNQTGQAIEAIALIMLVFLTISLGISFFMNWYNARIALVER from the coding sequence GTGACGACATCCACGCCCGAACTCCCTCGCCCCCGACGGCTGCGCCCGGCCCTCACCCGCCAGCAGATTACGGGGCTTGTCTGGCAGGTCGTGGTGGTCGGGATCGCCGTTGCGGTCGTTGCCTGGCTCTGGTCGAACGCCCTTCACAATCTGTCGGTACGCCGGATCTCGACCGGATTTGCCTTTCTCGGTCGCGAAGCGGGGATGCCGATTGCGGATTCCTGGCTCGCCTACAGCCCGAAGAATACCTATCTGCGCGCCTTCCTCGTCGGCATCGTCAACACGCTGCGCGTCGCCGTCATCGGCATCGTGCTGGCGACCGTACTCGGCACCTTGATCGGGATCGCGCGGCTGTCGAAGAACTGGCTGTTGTCGCGATTGGCCGCGGTCTATGTCGAGATGCTCCGCGACATTCCGCTGCTGCTGCAACTGTTGTTCTGGTACGTGCTGATGCAGGGCCTGCCGGCGGCGCGCGCCGCCTGGAAGCCGATCGAAGGCGTCTTCCTTTCCAACCGCGGCCTGGTGCTGCCCTCGATTCCGATCGACGAAGCGAATCTCTGGGTGATCGCAGCCGCCGTGGCCGGACTGATTGCGCTGCATCTGGTGCGGCGGCAGTTGATTGCGCGGCAGCTCGTCGACGGCAAGCCGCGCCACCTCTGGCCTTACGCGCTCGCGTTGGTCGTGGGATGGCCGGCGCTGGTATCGTTGGCGCTGGGCGCCTCCTGGACCATCTTGATGCCTGAACTGCGCGGCTTCAACTTCGTCAACGGGCTGACCTTGGCGCCGGAATATTTCGCGCTGCTGATCGCGCTCGTCACCTATACCTCGGCCTTCATCGCCGAGATCGTGCGCAGCGGCATCCAGGCGGTTCCGAGCGGGCAGTGGGATGCCGCCAATGCGCTCGGCTTGAAGAAGAGTTTTGTGCTTCAGCGCATCGTGCTGCCGCAGGCGCTGCGCGTCATCATTCCGCCGATGACCAGCCAATACCTGAACCTGACCAAGAACTCGTCGCTGGCGGTCGCGGTCGGATACCAGGATGTGGTGTCGATCGCGAACACCACGCTCAACCAGACCGGCCAGGCCATCGAGGCGATCGCGCTGATCATGCTGGTGTTCCTGACCATCAGCCTCGGCATCAGCTTCTTCATGAACTGGTACAATGCGCGCATCGCGCTGGTGGAGCGCTGA